Genomic DNA from Paenibacillus donghaensis:
AGTGGAGAGTACACCGGGAGAAGGAACAGTGATGAGCATGACCCTCCCCGGAACAGATGCGTAGGGAGGAGGACCAGGATGTATAAAGTGATGATTGTGGATGATGAGCCGTTGTTCCGGTACTATATGCGTACCAAGCTGGACTGGAGCAAATATGATTTCAGCATCTGCAGCGAGGCCGCGAACGGCCGGGAAGCGCTGGAGGAAGCGGAACGGACCAAGCCTGACCTGATATTGGTCGATATCAGTATGCCTTATATGGACGGAATGGAGCTCGCCGCGAAGCTGCAGGCTAAGGCTTCGGGCATGCTGATTGTGTTCGTAACTGGACATAATGAGTTTGATTACGCACAGAAGGCGATCCGCCTGGGTGTGCATGATTACCTGCTGAAGCCGTTTAACCAGCGGGAATTTAATGAAATGATGGTTAAGGTTACAGACAGATTGCGGACGATGAACAGCGGCAGCCGCAAGCAAGGCGGGCAGCAAACCCTACAAGAGGTGGCAACAGTGCCCGGCGGGCTGTTTCCGCTCCACACAGAAACTGAACAAGTGGACGGACAGAGCTCCTCTTACTCCCTAAGGGATCTGATTCAGCCGGGAATCCAGGAAACTATGCTGATGGCACTGAAGATGCGGGACGGCGACACGGCCGAGAAGGAGATCAGTAAATTGATAACCATCCTTCGCAGCCAGAAAGGCGGGGCAGGCGCTGCTTTTACCCTTCTGATGGGGCTGGTGTCCCTCTGTCTGGCCTATGCCGGAGAGCGAGGCCTGAACGCCGAAGTCCTAGGGAAATCGGCAGTTTCGCCGGAGCAGAGGTTGCGTGAATCGGGTAGCTGGGAGGAGGCAGAGAGCTGGATTCAGGAGCTGTATCGTTCGGTCATCAGCCAAGGCCGGGAGCAGCGTATCTCCAAATCGTATAATTTGTTCATGGCAGCCAAAGAATATATCCGTGAGCGCTTTTTCGATAATGACCTTACGGTCGAACAGGTAGCGAAGGGGGTGTATGTAGACCCCAGCTATTTACGCAAGGTTTTTCGGAAGGAGGGCGGAATCTCTGTGCTGGACTACATTACTTATACCCGGATGAAGCAGGCCAAAGAGCTGCTCGCGGGGGGGAATGTGCGCCTGTCTGATATTGCCGCTAAGGTTGGCTATAACGATCCGAACTATTTCAGTAAATGCTTCAAGAAGCATTATGGCATGCCTCCCTCTGAGTTCGAGCAGTCAGTGGCCCGCTCGCGCCTTTCAGGGATAATGTCTTAAGATCGCTCGGAATCAGGAAGAAGGAAACCGCAAGTCTACTCAGGGCTGCATGGAGCAGCCTTTTTTCTATTGTTGGCGGACTTCCAGATCCATGTTCTAGTTGTCCCGTTTATTCCCGATAGTGCCCGGTTTGGCCCTTACCGGCTCTTCTGGCTCCTAATATAATAGAAATACGAATTGTGGAAGCGTTATCAAATAACGCTTCCATGAGTATCGCTAACACATAGCAGCATAAGGGGGATTTAGAATGAGAAAGAAGTATTCCAGAGCAATAGGTTTGGCAACTGTACTTTCATTAGCTTTTTCACTGACCGCATGCGGCGGGAATAATGCTGTTAACAACGGAAATGGTACGAAAACGGAAGAGACAGGGGCTGCGAATGCCGGTCAGAAAATTAAAATTAAAATTTATGCTCAGCATTTTGACGATGATACCTCCAAGCCTTTTGATTATGCGGTTGAAGAACTGAAGAAGGAAATGCCCGAGGTGGAAATTGTGCTGGACGAGGCAGTTCAGGATGGATACCAAAAGTTAAAGACGTTTGCAGCAACCGGTAATATGCCGGATATTTACGAAACAGACTGGACCACGCTGCAGACCTTTGCCAAATCCAAGAATGTAGAGCTGCTGGACGACCAT
This window encodes:
- a CDS encoding response regulator transcription factor; protein product: MYKVMIVDDEPLFRYYMRTKLDWSKYDFSICSEAANGREALEEAERTKPDLILVDISMPYMDGMELAAKLQAKASGMLIVFVTGHNEFDYAQKAIRLGVHDYLLKPFNQREFNEMMVKVTDRLRTMNSGSRKQGGQQTLQEVATVPGGLFPLHTETEQVDGQSSSYSLRDLIQPGIQETMLMALKMRDGDTAEKEISKLITILRSQKGGAGAAFTLLMGLVSLCLAYAGERGLNAEVLGKSAVSPEQRLRESGSWEEAESWIQELYRSVISQGREQRISKSYNLFMAAKEYIRERFFDNDLTVEQVAKGVYVDPSYLRKVFRKEGGISVLDYITYTRMKQAKELLAGGNVRLSDIAAKVGYNDPNYFSKCFKKHYGMPPSEFEQSVARSRLSGIMS